In one window of Catenulispora sp. GP43 DNA:
- a CDS encoding YoaK family protein: MKAALLRLSDRLYDGGAAEHGVLPAALVVATLVTGVVDAVSYLALNHIFVANMTGNVVFVGFALAGAKGLTVWAPCLAIACFAAGAWIETRLARGTPGQAKHRRLANAVAAHAAFVTVALILAAVEDDTTTATHAQLTAILAFGFGVQNAVVRKLAVPDLTTTVLTMTVTGIAADPLGKPTVRRLLSLACIFLGAVSGGLLVLHQSISAALGLALVLLVTASGLARLG; the protein is encoded by the coding sequence GTGAAAGCCGCCCTGCTGCGCCTGTCAGACCGCCTCTACGACGGCGGGGCCGCCGAGCACGGCGTGCTGCCGGCCGCGCTGGTCGTCGCCACCCTCGTCACCGGTGTGGTGGACGCCGTCAGCTATCTGGCCCTGAACCACATCTTCGTGGCCAACATGACCGGCAACGTGGTCTTCGTCGGCTTCGCCCTGGCCGGCGCGAAGGGCCTGACGGTCTGGGCCCCGTGCCTGGCCATCGCCTGCTTCGCGGCCGGCGCCTGGATCGAGACCCGGCTGGCCCGCGGCACCCCCGGCCAGGCCAAGCACCGCCGCCTGGCCAATGCCGTGGCCGCGCACGCCGCCTTCGTCACGGTCGCCCTGATCCTCGCCGCGGTCGAGGACGACACGACGACCGCCACCCACGCCCAGCTCACCGCGATCCTGGCCTTCGGCTTCGGGGTGCAGAACGCGGTGGTCCGCAAGCTCGCCGTCCCGGACCTGACCACCACGGTCCTCACCATGACGGTCACCGGCATCGCCGCGGACCCGCTCGGCAAGCCGACGGTGCGCCGCCTGCTCTCCCTGGCCTGCATCTTCCTCGGCGCGGTCAGCGGCGGCCTGCTGGTGCTGCACCAGAGCATCAGCGCCGCGCTCGGGCTGGCGCTGGTGTTGTTGGTGACCGCTTCCGGGCTGGCGCGGCTCGGGTGA